One part of the Solanum dulcamara chromosome 3, daSolDulc1.2, whole genome shotgun sequence genome encodes these proteins:
- the LOC129882780 gene encoding auxin-induced protein 22D-like, translating into MERSRAIYEKDINDLEATELRLGLPGIINESAEKQSSTSTSTKNIKKRPSSSVNENEQQDSAPAPKAQVVGWPPVRSYRKNHVLQVKKPESDNSSGMYLKVSMDGAPYLRKIDLKVYESYPELLKALQNMFKCTIGVYSEREGYNGSDYAPTYEDKDGDWMLVGDVPWEMFINSCKRLRIIKGSEAKGLACL; encoded by the exons ATGGAAAGATCAAGAGCAATTTACGAGAAGGATATCAATGATCTTGAAGCAACTGAACTAAGATTAGGTTTGCCTGGGATAATAAATGAATCAGCAGAGAAACAATCTTCTACCTCAACTAGtactaaaaatatcaaaaaaagacCCTCATCTAGTGTAAACGAAAATGAACAACAAGACTCAGCCCCTGCTCCAAA AGCACAAGTTGTTGGTTGGCCACCAGTTCGATCTTACAGGAAAAATCATGTGTTACAAGTGAAGAAACCAGAATCTGATAATTCCTCAGGGATGTACTTAAAAGTTAGCATGGATGGAGCACCTTACTTGAGGAAAATTGACCTTAAGGTTTACGAAAGTTATCCAGAGTTACTCAAGGCATTACAAAACATGTTCAAATGCACAATTG GAGTATACTCAGAAAGAGAAGGATACAATGGATCTGATTATGCACCAACATATGAAGACAAGGATGGTGACTGGATGCTAGTTGGAGATGTACCATGGGAAATGTTCATTAATTCTTGCAAAAGGCTTAGAATTATCAAAGGATCTGAAGCTAAGGGTTTGGCATGCCTATAG
- the LOC129882779 gene encoding protein OSB2, chloroplastic-like: MALEQIIAFTNPSFSSTPRTPFTHIPAKSLSFPLFSPSKQVEIAKLTSSCRIRCSFDYNTSGNGNGSVYEYERYAGVSQYPRPSEIQWKKELCNSVQLIGNVAVPVQIKHLNSGKVVAWTRLAVRKSQNDTTWINLTFWDELANVANQHIEKGQQIYVSGRLISDTVEGDDGKAQTYYKVVVQQLNFVEKNSPPIASYNGDSNSMAPRKKQNNYAANTTGSTEELWQAFFANPLEWWDNRKNKRSPNYPDFKHKDTGEALWVEGRYNPTWVKSQLAVLDSKMESFHDQNGSRNVEFMSMDNFQF; the protein is encoded by the exons ATGGCGTTAGAACAAATAATTGCATTCACTAACCCTTCCTTCTCGTCAACTCCCAGAACCCCTTTTACTCACATCCCTGCGAAATCTCTTTCTTTTCCACTTTTCTCCCCATCGAAGCAAGTAGAAATCGCTAAATTAACTTCGAGTTGCCGTATAAGATGCTCATTCGATTACAATACCTCTGGAAATGGAAATGGTAGTGTGTATGAGTATGAAAGATATGCTGGGGTTTCTCAATACCCACGGCCTTCTGAAATACAGTGGAAGAAGGAACTTTGTAATTCAGTGCAGCTAATTGGTAACGTTGCAGTACCGGTACAAATTAAGCATCTCAACTCCGGAAAGGTAGTAGCTTGGACTCGCCTTGCTGTCAGGAAGTCTCAAAACGACACTACTTG GATTAATTTGACATTTTGGGATGAGTTGGCTAATGTTGCCAATCAACATATAGAGAAAGGACAGCAGATATACGTGTCTGGTCGCCTAATATCAGATACAGTTGAAGGTGATGATGGGAAAGCACAGACTTATTATAAG GTGGTCGTTCAGCAATTGAATTTTGTTGAGAAAAACTCTCCTCCTATTGCCTCGTATAATGGGGACTCTAATTCCATGGCACCAC GTAAAAAGCAAAATAATTATGCTGCAAATACCACTGGATCCACAGAAGAGTTATGGCAAGCTTTCTTTGCTAATCCACTAGAATGGTGGGATAATAGGAAGAACAAG AGGAGTCCAAACTATCCAGACTTCAAGCACAAAGATACAGGTGAAGCATTGTGGGTAGAAGGCAGGTATAATCCAACATGGGTGAAATCTCAACTTGCAGTACTGGATTCAAAGATGGAATCTTTTCATGATCAAAATGGCAGTAGAAATGTCGAGTTCATGTCCATGGATAATTTCCAATTTTAG